The DNA window CGAAGCCGCGCGCGGCCGGCTACCCGTCGACCTGCCGGTCGAGCGGCGCGAGATTCAGGTCTCGGCGCTGGTCGTGAACGCGTTCAAGCTGCTGGCGTAAGCGGCGCATACGGACGCTCGCCGAAGTTCGTTCAGCGTCCGCGCCGAAAGCACCCCGTCGCGTGATCGTTCACGATGCCCACCGCCTGCATCCAGGCGTAGACGATGGTGGGGCCGACGAACTTGAAGCCGCGGCGTTTTAGTTCCTTCGACGCCAGTTCGGATAAGTCGGTGCGCGCGGGGAGGGTGTGGCCGTCTCCTTTTTTGGTTTTGCCGCCGGTGAACGCCCAGCAGAAGGCCGCGAAGTCTTCCCCGCGGTCGGCCATGTCGCAATAGATACGCGCCCCGGCGATGGTCGATTCGATTTTGGCGCG is part of the Polyangia bacterium genome and encodes:
- a CDS encoding DNA-3-methyladenine glycosylase I, which encodes MKPQRCVWAGDDPLMVAYHDQEWGAPERDGRALWEKLMLDGFQAGLAWITVLRKRDAFRKAFAGFEPAKVAGFGERDIARLLGNPGIIRSRAKIESTIAGARIYCDMADRGEDFAAFCWAFTGGKTKKGDGHTLPARTDLSELASKELKRRGFKFVGPTIVYAWMQAVGIVNDHATGCFRRGR